A genomic segment from Methanoplanus limicola DSM 2279 encodes:
- a CDS encoding ATP-binding protein — MALKPWREVAVPHEDVLKGTFQQAEFAADLSRVHNGTASEEYGNPVLFYRRTFITEGMRLLLDSVIKRISGEGGDPVIQLQTAFGGGKTHTMLAVYHLVKGTVSTAELQGIPPILDSAGIIDLPKARVAVIDGTRLSPNMPEKHGSTAINTMWGSLAWQLGGEEAYEKIREADESGTSPGADNLSELLKTYSPCVILMDELVGYIRQFSEDQKLTGGTFDSNISFIQALTEGIRAVPNAILLASLPESEQEAGSRRGVEALQTLEHYFARIQALWKPVAAEEAFEIVRRRLFSEITDTKAVEDVCRSFADMYINSGAEFPAETQESRYYSRLINAYPIHPEIFDRLYEDWSSLDNFQRTRGVLKLMAKVIHRLWNDGSNDLMIMPAGLPLYDGGTRNEAIYYLPQGWDPVLERDIDGDGAETTEIENRDTRFGSLQACRRVARTIFLGSAPGTPNKMVQGIEEGGILLGSVQPGQQISIYRDALHRLSDRLYYLNSADNRYWFDIRPNLRREMEERKKRYDEKEDVIPAIREELVKVIKRGHFDGVHIFTPGSDIPDDTSLRLIALPPNATYGRNDIGIATSCAGEYLKKRGDQPRYNQNRLIFLAADSGNVTGLYDHVRSMLAWDSIISDYSNRRITLDNLMAENARESLEQSKRTVKRSIRETYRHILAPLQEISGGRVDTQITWENFTLNPGAEKPIEEIERVLTENEALIPVWAPVHLSNLLKRWFWDDDRSEYSAGELFENTCRYLYMPRLQNKDVLKKAVESGADKRDFFGISAGKDGDKYLDFSFGTYRSGIIIDKSLLLIEPDAAAAYEESIKPPEVPKPPEIPTGPGSTGGITGGGGGKSVTPPVHGGQTATGPTGTATSGNKKRFYACCDLDPVKAKLDFGQIVDEVIQHFTTRPDADVRIKIEIETSDGKGFDEKLQRAVRENCNTLGFISAEFEDE; from the coding sequence ATGGCATTAAAACCGTGGCGTGAGGTTGCAGTTCCGCATGAAGACGTCCTTAAGGGAACATTTCAGCAGGCAGAGTTTGCGGCTGACTTATCGCGTGTGCACAACGGAACTGCAAGTGAAGAGTACGGCAACCCCGTCCTCTTCTACAGACGGACATTCATCACAGAAGGCATGAGGCTCCTTCTGGACTCCGTAATCAAAAGAATATCCGGAGAAGGAGGGGACCCTGTAATTCAGTTACAGACTGCATTTGGCGGCGGAAAAACGCATACCATGCTTGCAGTCTATCACCTGGTAAAGGGGACAGTTTCAACAGCAGAACTTCAGGGAATACCACCCATCCTTGACTCAGCCGGAATAATAGACCTTCCAAAGGCAAGAGTTGCAGTAATTGACGGAACAAGACTCTCACCAAACATGCCGGAAAAACACGGCAGCACAGCCATAAACACCATGTGGGGCAGCCTTGCCTGGCAGCTTGGCGGAGAAGAAGCCTATGAAAAGATAAGAGAGGCAGACGAATCCGGGACATCACCCGGAGCAGATAATTTGTCTGAGCTTCTTAAAACATATTCTCCCTGTGTAATCCTGATGGATGAGCTTGTTGGATACATAAGGCAGTTCAGCGAAGATCAGAAGCTTACAGGGGGTACATTTGATTCTAACATATCGTTTATACAGGCCCTTACAGAGGGGATTAGAGCAGTGCCAAATGCCATCCTCTTAGCCTCACTGCCGGAATCTGAACAGGAAGCCGGGAGCAGAAGAGGAGTTGAAGCCCTTCAGACGCTTGAACACTACTTCGCCCGTATTCAGGCACTCTGGAAACCTGTTGCAGCAGAAGAGGCCTTTGAGATCGTAAGAAGGCGCCTCTTCTCAGAGATAACAGATACAAAAGCTGTTGAGGATGTCTGCCGGTCATTTGCCGACATGTACATAAATTCCGGAGCGGAATTTCCGGCAGAGACCCAGGAGAGCCGTTACTACAGCAGACTCATAAACGCCTATCCCATCCACCCGGAGATATTTGACCGCCTGTATGAAGACTGGTCCTCACTTGACAACTTCCAGAGAACACGCGGAGTCCTAAAGCTCATGGCAAAGGTCATACACCGCCTCTGGAATGACGGCAGCAATGACTTAATGATAATGCCCGCCGGACTTCCGCTCTATGACGGCGGCACAAGAAACGAAGCCATCTATTACCTCCCGCAGGGATGGGACCCCGTCCTTGAGCGTGACATTGACGGAGACGGGGCAGAAACAACGGAAATAGAGAACAGAGATACACGCTTTGGCAGTCTTCAGGCATGCCGGCGTGTGGCAAGAACAATATTCCTCGGCAGTGCACCCGGAACTCCGAATAAGATGGTCCAGGGCATAGAAGAAGGAGGCATACTCCTTGGCAGTGTTCAGCCCGGACAGCAGATAAGCATCTACCGTGATGCCCTGCACAGGCTTTCAGACCGGCTGTACTACCTCAACTCAGCAGATAACAGGTACTGGTTTGACATACGCCCCAATCTCAGGCGTGAGATGGAGGAGAGAAAGAAGAGATATGATGAGAAAGAGGATGTCATCCCCGCCATCAGGGAAGAACTCGTAAAGGTCATAAAAAGAGGGCATTTTGACGGAGTGCACATCTTCACCCCCGGAAGTGATATTCCGGATGACACATCCCTCAGGTTAATCGCCCTTCCCCCAAACGCAACATATGGCAGAAATGATATAGGAATTGCCACCTCCTGTGCAGGTGAATATCTTAAAAAACGCGGCGATCAGCCACGTTATAACCAGAACCGGCTGATCTTCCTTGCCGCAGATTCTGGCAATGTAACCGGACTATATGACCATGTCAGGTCAATGCTTGCATGGGATTCGATAATCTCGGATTACAGCAACCGGAGAATTACCCTTGACAACCTGATGGCAGAGAATGCAAGGGAGAGCCTTGAGCAGTCAAAGAGGACGGTGAAGAGAAGCATCAGGGAGACATACCGCCACATCCTTGCCCCTCTCCAGGAGATATCCGGCGGCAGGGTTGACACACAGATAACGTGGGAAAATTTCACCTTAAATCCCGGTGCGGAAAAACCCATAGAGGAGATTGAGCGTGTTCTCACTGAAAATGAGGCATTAATCCCTGTATGGGCACCGGTGCACCTGTCAAACCTCCTGAAGAGGTGGTTTTGGGATGACGACAGATCCGAATACAGTGCCGGTGAACTCTTTGAAAACACATGCCGCTATCTTTACATGCCACGTCTTCAGAATAAAGATGTCCTGAAAAAGGCAGTTGAATCCGGAGCAGACAAAAGAGATTTCTTTGGAATTTCGGCAGGAAAGGACGGAGATAAGTATCTCGACTTCTCCTTTGGGACATACAGGTCAGGTATAATCATTGACAAGTCCCTGCTGCTGATAGAGCCGGATGCCGCAGCAGCGTATGAAGAGAGCATAAAACCACCTGAAGTGCCTAAACCTCCTGAAATACCTACAGGCCCCGGTAGCACCGGAGGTATAACCGGGGGAGGGGGAGGTAAGTCCGTAACTCCCCCAGTTCACGGTGGTCAGACTGCAACCGGCCCAACCGGAACAGCAACTTCCGGGAATAAAAAACGCTTCTATGCCTGCTGTGATCTTGACCCTGTAAAAGCCAAACTTGACTTCGGGCAGATTGTGGATGAGGTAATTCAGCACTTTACAACCCGCCCTGATGCAGATGTCAGGATAAAGATAGAGATTGAGACCAGTGACGGCAAAGGCTTTGATGAAAAACTCCAGAGAGCAGTCAGGGAGAACTGTAATACCCTTGGTTTCATATCCGCAGAATTTGAAGATGAGTAA